The proteins below are encoded in one region of Christensenellaceae bacterium 44-20:
- the cysK gene encoding cysteine synthase A, with protein MANIYTSAQQLIGKTPLLELVNLEKKLGLEAKVVAKLEYLNPAGSVKDRVAAEMIEQAEQSGALREGSVIIEPTSGNTGIGLAAVAAARGYRTIIVMPDTMSVERRQLMKAYGAELVLSEGAKGMNGAIAKAEELAAEIPGSFIPGQFTNPANPDAHRKTTGPEIWEDTDGGVDIFVAGVGTGGTITGVGEYLKSKKPGVKIVAVEPADSPVLSGGAAGPHKLQGIGAGFVPKTLNTAVYDEILQITTEQAFDAARQIGRSEGVLVGISSGAAAAAAITLAKRPENRGKTIVVLLPDTGDHYLSTPLFEQ; from the coding sequence ATGGCAAATATCTATACATCCGCCCAGCAGCTCATCGGCAAAACGCCGCTGCTGGAGCTGGTAAACCTGGAGAAAAAACTCGGGCTTGAGGCGAAAGTCGTCGCCAAGCTGGAATACCTGAACCCGGCAGGGTCTGTCAAAGACCGCGTGGCGGCCGAGATGATCGAGCAGGCCGAGCAGAGCGGCGCGCTCCGGGAAGGCTCTGTCATCATCGAGCCCACCTCGGGCAATACGGGCATCGGCCTGGCGGCAGTGGCCGCGGCCAGGGGCTACCGAACCATCATCGTCATGCCAGATACCATGTCCGTCGAGCGGCGGCAGCTCATGAAAGCCTATGGCGCGGAGCTAGTCTTAAGCGAGGGGGCGAAGGGCATGAACGGCGCCATCGCCAAAGCCGAAGAGCTGGCGGCAGAAATTCCCGGGAGCTTTATTCCCGGCCAGTTTACCAACCCCGCCAACCCGGATGCGCACCGCAAGACCACCGGCCCGGAAATCTGGGAGGATACGGACGGCGGCGTGGATATTTTCGTGGCCGGCGTGGGCACGGGCGGCACGATTACCGGCGTGGGCGAGTATCTCAAAAGCAAAAAGCCGGGGGTGAAGATTGTGGCAGTCGAGCCGGCGGATTCCCCTGTGCTTTCGGGCGGCGCGGCCGGGCCGCATAAACTCCAGGGCATCGGCGCCGGGTTTGTCCCCAAAACGCTGAACACCGCGGTTTACGACGAGATTTTGCAGATTACCACCGAGCAGGCGTTCGACGCCGCCCGGCAGATTGGCAGGAGCGAGGGCGTGCTGGTGGGCATCTCCTCGGGCGCGGCGGCCGCGGCGGCCATCACTCTGGCAAAGCGCCCGGAAAACCGCGGCAAGACCATCGTCGTTCTCCTGCCGGATACCGGCGACCACTATCTCTCCACGCCGCTTTTTGAGCAGTAG